GTGCAGTTCATCTCGATTCCGCTGTATATCCTCACGCTCGGCCTGATCCACATCGTGATCAATGCGCTGATGCTGTGGATCACCGCGTGGATCACCGAGCACACCACCGGCTGGGGGCTCGTCATCGACAAGTTCTGGTGGACCGCGATCTGGGCCGCCGTCGTGCTGTCGATCGTGGGCTGGCTGCTGTCGTTGATCATCGACGGCGACGACGACCGCGTCCTACGGCACTGACCGGCACACTGGAAACATGCCCGAACTCCCGGAGATCGAAGCGCTCGCCGATCACCTGCGTCGACACGCCGTCGGGCTGCCCATCGGGCGCATCGACGTGGCGGCGTTCTCGGTGCTCAAGACGTTCGATCCGGCGATCTCCGTACTGCACGGCGAGACCGTCATCGGCGCCAACCGATGGGGCAAGTATCTAGGGCTGCAGTCCGGCGAGCTGCATCTGATCACGCACCTGTCGCGAGCAGGGTGGCTGCGATGGTCCGACAAGCTCGCGGCCGCCCCGCTGAAGCCGGGCAAGGGACCGATCGCGTTACGCGTCCATCTCGGAACCCCAGGGGAGGCACCGGGTTTCGACCTCACCGAGGCCGGTACGCAGAAGCGGTTGGCGGTGTGGGTGGTCGACGATCCCGGCAAGGTTCCCGGTATCGCCGCGCTCGGACCCGACGCGTTGGAGCTGTCCGCAGAGGATCTCGCGCGTGTGCTCGGCCCGAACAGCGGGCGCATCAAGACTGTCATCACCGACCAGAAGGTGATCGCCGGCATCGGCAACGCCTACAGCGACGAGATCCTGCACGTCGCGAAGATCTCGCCGTTCGCGACGGCGGGCAAGCTGACCGATGCCCAGCTGGCCGCGCTGCACAACGCGATGATCTCCGTGCTCACCGATGCGGTATCACGCTCCGTCGGCCAGCAGGCCGCGACGCTCAAGGGCGAGAAACGCTCCGGCCTTCGCGTGCACGCGCGCACGGGGCTGCCGTGTCCGGTGTGCGGCGACACCGTGCGCGAAGTGTCGTTCGCCGACAAGTCGTTTCAGTACTGCCCGACCTGTCAGACCGGGGGCAAGGTGCTCGCCGACCGGCGGATGTCGCGGTTGCTCAAGTAGGGCTGCAGAACGACCTGGTCGCCGACGACAGCGCCTGCTGATACAGCGGATCGAGTCCACGCGCAGCGACCACGGCGGCCTTGGCGTCCGCCAAATCCGCGGCGCAGCCTTGGCTGTGTAGTGAATTCCAGTGCAGCGCAACCTCGTCCACCAATGTCTTGTTGAGCCCGTCGATCTGGGCGCGTGATGCCGAGAGGTCGGGTGCGGTAGTCGGTGCCGTGGCCGGATCGAACTTCCACTGGCCGAACCGGGTGTACTGGACGCCTTCGCTCGCACCGATCTGGTCGGTGAAGACGGTGCGCACGTACTGCGGGTCGATGCCGTGTGCGGTCGCGTCGGCCGCCGCCGAGTCCAGCACCTGGTTGGCCCTCGCGGGGTCGGTCAGCGCGCCGCCGTTGATCCACTTGGCGGCCGCTATCGGGTCGGCGGTGGCCAGGCGCTGGGCTGCGGCGTCGACCAGCTGGTAGAAGGGGAGAACGGGCTGGGCCGCGGCGGCGGGTGTCAGGACGATCTGGCCGGTCACCAGGGCTGCGCCCAGCAGAAGGACACTTCGATTCGGGATCACACGACCATCTTGCATAAGCTGACCGCGTGACTCGGCACAAGATCTTGATTACCGGCGCCAGCTCAGGGCTCGGAGAAGGTATGGCGCGCGCGTTCGCCGCCAAGGGCCGCGACCTCGCACTGTGTGCGCGTCGCCTCGAGCGGCTCGAAGAACTCCAACGCGAACTGCTGGAGCAACATCCCAACATCAAGGTGGCCGTGGCCGCTCTCGACGTGAATGACCACGAGCAGGTGCCGAAGGTGTTCCACGAGCTGTCCGACGAACTGGGTGGCATCGACCGCGTGATCGTCAACGCGGGCATCGGCAAGGGCGCACCGCTGGGATCGGGCAAGCTGTGGGCGAACAAGGCCACCATCGAGACGAATCTCATTGCGGCGCTTGTGCAAATCGAGACGGCGATCGAGATGTTCAACGCCGACGGCGGCGGACACCTGGTGCTGATCTCCTCGGTGCTCGGCAACAAGGGTGTGCCGGGAGTGAAGGCCGCCTACGCCGCGAGCAAGGCCGGTGTGTCGTCGCTCGGGGAGTCGC
The nucleotide sequence above comes from Mycolicibacterium moriokaense. Encoded proteins:
- a CDS encoding SDR family oxidoreductase, which codes for MTRHKILITGASSGLGEGMARAFAAKGRDLALCARRLERLEELQRELLEQHPNIKVAVAALDVNDHEQVPKVFHELSDELGGIDRVIVNAGIGKGAPLGSGKLWANKATIETNLIAALVQIETAIEMFNADGGGHLVLISSVLGNKGVPGVKAAYAASKAGVSSLGESLRAEYLNGPIKVTTLEPGYIESEMTAKSASTLLMVDNETGVKAMVDAMEREAGRAAVPWWPWAPLVQLMRVMPPRLARRFA
- a CDS encoding chorismate mutase, which encodes MQDGRVIPNRSVLLLGAALVTGQIVLTPAAAAQPVLPFYQLVDAAAQRLATADPIAAAKWINGGALTDPARANQVLDSAAADATAHGIDPQYVRTVFTDQIGASEGVQYTRFGQWKFDPATAPTTAPDLSASRAQIDGLNKTLVDEVALHWNSLHSQGCAADLADAKAAVVAARGLDPLYQQALSSATRSFCSPT
- a CDS encoding Fpg/Nei family DNA glycosylase encodes the protein MPELPEIEALADHLRRHAVGLPIGRIDVAAFSVLKTFDPAISVLHGETVIGANRWGKYLGLQSGELHLITHLSRAGWLRWSDKLAAAPLKPGKGPIALRVHLGTPGEAPGFDLTEAGTQKRLAVWVVDDPGKVPGIAALGPDALELSAEDLARVLGPNSGRIKTVITDQKVIAGIGNAYSDEILHVAKISPFATAGKLTDAQLAALHNAMISVLTDAVSRSVGQQAATLKGEKRSGLRVHARTGLPCPVCGDTVREVSFADKSFQYCPTCQTGGKVLADRRMSRLLK
- a CDS encoding phage holin family protein, which encodes MGSFLLRAALTGFALWVVTLIVPGIRFTGFDSTLQEIGVIFVVGVIFGLVNAVIKPIVQFISIPLYILTLGLIHIVINALMLWITAWITEHTTGWGLVIDKFWWTAIWAAVVLSIVGWLLSLIIDGDDDRVLRH